One Pseudomonas sp. MM213 genomic window, CCTGGATCTGCGTGGCAAGCAGCGCCACACCCAGCAACGCCAAGGTGTGCACCAATTGGTAGGTGACGCCAGTGTGGAAAATCGTCAGGTATTCAGGCGTCAGGCGGCTTTTCAAGCCATGGGCGGCGAATGCGCCAAGGGCAACGCCGGTGAAGCCGAAGAAAGCGGCCAGCATCAGAAAGCCACGCAGCATGAAGAACTCCAGTCAGACTCGATCAACAGGGTCTGTATAATGGCCCGCTCAATGGGTTCGGCCAAGCCATCTCTATGCTGCGTTTATTTTTACGACGATTTACAAAGGCCGTGCTCTGGTTCGCGGGCGGCAGCGTATTGCTGGTGCTGATTTTCCGCGTGGTGCCGCCACCGGGCACGACGCTGATGGTCGAGCGCAAGATCGAATCCTGGTTCGACGGCGAGCCCATCGACCTGCAACGCACCTGGAAACCCTGGGATGAAATCTCCGACGACCTAAAAGTCGCAGTGATTGCCGGTGAAGATCAGAAATTCCCGGAGCACTGGGGTTTTGACCTCGGCGCGATCCGCGCAGCCCTGGCGCACAACGAGCTGGGTGGTTCGGTTCGCGGCGCCAGCACCTTGAGCCAGCAAGTGTCGAAAAACCTGTTTTTGTGGTCCGGCCGTAGTTGGCTGCGCAAAGGTCTGGAAGCCTGGTTTACCGGGCTGATCGAAGTGTTCTGGCCCAAGCAGCGGATTCTTGAGGTGTACCTGAACAGCGTCGAGTGGGATGACGGGGTGTTTGGCGCGGAAGCGGCGGCTCGGCATCACTTTGGCGTGAGCGCCAAGTCGCTGTCCCGGCAGCAGGCCAGTTATCTGGCGGCTGTATTGCCTAACCCACGGGTGTGGAGCGCGAGTCACCCGACGAATTACGTCGCACGTCGCGCCGGGTGGATTCGGCAGCAGATGAGCCAGTTGGGTGGCGACAGCTATCTGCTGGGGCTCAACGATTCACGCCGGGCGCCTTGGGCCCAGTGATTGACGCTATCCCTGTAGGAGCGAGGCTTGCCCGCGAAGGCGGTGTGTCAGTCGCCATCCTCCTCGACTGACACGCCGCCTTCGCGGGCAAGCCTCGCTCCTACAGGGGGTTATGCGTACTCGATACAAACAAAAACGCCCCGATCAATGATCGGGGCGTTTTTTATTGCCTTCGCGCAGCTTAGGCGGCGATCGACAACTTGAGCTTGTTCATCGCGCTTTTCTCAAGCTGACGAATACGCTCGGCCGACACGTTGTACTTCTGCGCCAGGTCGTGCAGCGTGGCTTTCTCTTCAGCCAACCAGCGCTGATAAAGGATGTCACGGCTGCGGTCGTCCAGTACTTCCAGCGCTTCGTGCAGGTTGTGATTGGAGTTGTCGCTCCAGTCGGCGTCTTCAAGTTGACGGGCCGGGTCGTACCGGTGGTCTTCCAGATAGTTGGCCGGCGACTGGAAAGCGCTGTCGTCGTCCGCTTCTGCGGCCGGGTCGAAGGCCATGTCATGGCCGGTCAGTCGACTTTCCATCTCGCGCACTTCCCGCGGCTCTACGCCGAGGCTTTCCGCCACGCGATGGACTTCCTCGTTGTTCAGCCACGCCAGACGTTTCTTCTGGCTGCGCAGGTTGAAGAACAGCTTGCGCTGGGCCTTGGTGGTCGCGACTTTCACAATGCGCCAGTTGCGCAGGATGAACTCGTGAATTTCCGCCTTGATCCAGTGCACAGCGAACGAAACCAGACGCACACCCATTTCCGGGTTGAAGCGCTTCACGGCCTTCATCAGGCCGA contains:
- a CDS encoding DUF423 domain-containing protein, producing the protein MLRGFLMLAAFFGFTGVALGAFAAHGLKSRLTPEYLTIFHTGVTYQLVHTLALLGVALLATQIQGRLITWAGASFAIGILLFSGSLYLLTLTGISKLGIITPFGGLAFLIGWLCLGLAAWRLS
- the mtgA gene encoding monofunctional biosynthetic peptidoglycan transglycosylase, which produces MLRLFLRRFTKAVLWFAGGSVLLVLIFRVVPPPGTTLMVERKIESWFDGEPIDLQRTWKPWDEISDDLKVAVIAGEDQKFPEHWGFDLGAIRAALAHNELGGSVRGASTLSQQVSKNLFLWSGRSWLRKGLEAWFTGLIEVFWPKQRILEVYLNSVEWDDGVFGAEAAARHHFGVSAKSLSRQQASYLAAVLPNPRVWSASHPTNYVARRAGWIRQQMSQLGGDSYLLGLNDSRRAPWAQ
- the rpoH gene encoding RNA polymerase sigma factor RpoH codes for the protein MTNSLQPAYALVPGANLEAYVHTVNSIPLLTPEQERELAESLYYEQDLGAARQMVLAHLRFVVHIARSYSGYGLAQADLIQEGNVGLMKAVKRFNPEMGVRLVSFAVHWIKAEIHEFILRNWRIVKVATTKAQRKLFFNLRSQKKRLAWLNNEEVHRVAESLGVEPREVREMESRLTGHDMAFDPAAEADDDSAFQSPANYLEDHRYDPARQLEDADWSDNSNHNLHEALEVLDDRSRDILYQRWLAEEKATLHDLAQKYNVSAERIRQLEKSAMNKLKLSIAA